The following are from one region of the Takifugu rubripes chromosome 12, fTakRub1.2, whole genome shotgun sequence genome:
- the LOC115251638 gene encoding uncharacterized protein isoform X1, giving the protein MRRLAVGCTTDAHQLYPTFMARMSACIFEWDATDVAELRRAKRAQLLQEGWPALSDQELDKHITQDELALHCRRRTRGEETSIQLLDQLLTELMTGKGNDALGVPLLDTVRMQHIWRIQRRHVRCIQDPPGLALYTETGSTRKGGVVLKTFRCARGSTSLESFHCHLNRFIPGNSANLLNYQIYLLEGLSRWNQDRAAAAVTSEPSTLRTYAGELVHCVNSNYEKVFGRKLIPGFSPPAKYTGELIGVQYLLRQNNEPLQDMHPNSEETSQLMEDLDVEEPKDPDEGFEDFLGSEATIVDLMVSNPIKEIYPPPAVLCPSAVPPPPSAVPPPPSAVLGFCLLTGPVKTQTLSD; this is encoded by the exons ATGCGTCGTTTGGCAGTGGGATGTACTACTGATGCACATCAGCTGTACCCCACCTTCATGGCACGCATGTCAGCCTGCATATTTGAGTGGGATGCAACAGATGTGGCGGAGCTCAGAAGGGCCAAGAGGGCACAACTGTTGCAGGAGGGCTGGCCCGCTCTCTCTGACCAGGAGTTGgacaaacacatcacacaaGACGAGCTTGCGCTGCACTGCAGGAGACGGACCCGTGGAGAGGAGACATCCATCCAACTCCTTGATCAGCTTCTTACGGAGCTCATGACTGGCAAGGGGAATGATGCACTGGGTGTTCCGCTTCTAGACACTGTTAGGATGCAGCACATCTGGCGCATCCAAAGGCGGCATGTGAGGTGCATCCAGGACCCTCCTGGCTTGGCTTTATACACGGAGACTGGGAGCACTAGAAAGGGAGGAGTGGTATTAAAAACATTCCGCTGTGCCAGGGGTTCCACGTCTCTGGAATCGTTTCACTGCCATTTGAATCGATTCATTCCAG GGAACAGTGCGAACCTGCTGAACTACCAAATCTACCTTTTGGAAGGACTCAGTCGCTGGAATCAAGAccgggccgctgctgctgtcacatctgaACCTTCAACTTTGCGCACGTACGCAGGGGAGTTGGTTCATTGTGTGAACAGCAACTACGAGAAGGTGTTTGGCAGGAAACTTATTCCAGGGTTTTCACCACCTGCAAAATACACAG GAGAACTCATTGGGGTGCAGTACTTGCTGAGGCAGAATAATGAACCTCTACAAGACATGCACCCCAATTCTGAGGAGACATCCCAGTTGATGGAGGACTTAGATGTTGAGGAGCCAAAAGATCCAGATGAGGGATTTGAGGATTTTTTGGGAAGTGAAGCAACAATTGTGGATCTGATGGTTTCTAATCCCATCAAAGAAATctaccctcctccagctgttctttgtccttcagcagtgcctcctccaccttcagcagtgcctcctccaccttcagcagtgcTGGGTTTTTGCCTGCTtacgggtcctgtaaaaacccaaaccttatCAGATTAA
- the LOC105418965 gene encoding H-2 class I histocompatibility antigen, Q9 alpha chain-like isoform X1, translating to MKSLDFLLLLALLSLPDSSAVTHTLKYFNTASSGVPNFPEFVAVGMVDDVQTVHYDSNTRRLQPKQEWMKEVTADDPQYWNISTQNAFGDQQSYKVNIEILKQRFNQTGGVHIYQRMYGCQRDDKTGEKNGFDKFGYDGADFISLKLKEGIWDAAKREAEITKHKWDQDEAEIERLKFYLNQICIQWLQKFVNYGKSSLMRTELPSVSLLQKTPSSPVSCHATGFYPDRAVMSWWKGEEELHEDVDHGEILLNPDGTFQASVDLKVSSVPPEDWSSYKCVFQLSGVKEITTTLDKTQIRTNWGKPGVRGDGAEDPSNTAVIAAVAVVLALVLVLVGVGLLLSTKNKGERWRWKQSFNPSLCFCFSLNDKRRRKR from the exons ATGAAATCCCTCgactttctgcttcttctggcaCTACTGAGTCTGCCCGACTCTTCAGCAG TGACTCACACTCTGAAGTATTTCAACACTGCATCTTCTGGAGTTCCAAACTTCCCAGAGTTTGTGGCTGTTGGGATGGTTGATGATGTTCAGACGGTTCACTATGACAGCAACACCAGGAGACTACAGCCCAAACAGGAGTGGATGAAGGAAGTTACAGCAGATGATCCTCAGTACTGGAACATAAGCACTCAGAATGCTTTTGGTGACCAGCAGTCCTACAAAGTCAACATTGAAATTTTAAAGCAGCGCTTCAACCAAACTGGAG gtGTCCACATCTATCAGAGGATGTACGGCTGTCAGAGGGATGATAAGACTGGAGAGAAGAATGGATTTGATAAGTTTGGTTATGATGGAGCAGATTTTATCTCACTTAAACTGAAGGAAGGAATCTGGGACGCTGCCAAACGGGAGGCTGAGATCACCAAACACAAGTGGGATCAGGATGAAGCTGAGATAGAACGATTGAAGTTCTACCTTAACCAGATTTGCATCCAGTGGCTGCAGAAGTTTGTGAACTATGGGAAGAGCTCACTGATGAGAACAG agctgccgtcagtgtctctgctccagaagaccccctcctctcctgtcagctgccacGCTACAGGCTTCTACCCCGACAGAGCCGTAATGTCCTGGTggaaaggtgaagaggagctcCATGAGGACGTGGACCATGGAGAGATACTCCTCAACCCTGACGGAACCTTCCAGGCGAGTGTTGACCTGAAAGTGTCCTCAGTCCCACctgaagactggagcagctacaagtgtgtgtttcagctgtctgGAGTGAAGGAAATCACCACAACACTGGACAAAACCCAGATCAGGACCAACTGGGGGAAGCCTGGGGTcagaggagatggtg CAGAGGATCCCAGTAACACGGCCGTCATCGCTGCTGTTGCAGTTGTTCTGGCTCTCGTTCTCGTTCTCGTCGGCGTTGGTTTGCTCCTTTCCACAAAGAATAAaggtgagagatggagatggaagcaGAGCTTTAATCCTTCACTCTGCTTTTGCTTTAGTCTCaatgacaaaagaagaagaaaacgttgA
- the LOC115251638 gene encoding uncharacterized protein isoform X3, protein MPYRLWKVRLLCLKPACNGHPLASGGLHRRVRQVLDVDRYYNLVTETLICTKCRTSQLSWSQAILQQLDLEHRSEFRVILTRRYACDVRVIRQLRERGLGNSPSRIILQLKENHSEEWLQRVARYTAQCAAFMDASRLLQPHFQEPPVSAVLPSYKWLLVVYSQDILNRLEDIKAKITSVYGCILKMDSTKTITKKLSGTAKGTARWLTSVGNEMGQVLISVLTASEGPALDLMAAGLMDRYQSAGMDPPVALYVDNGCCKETLLGCSTSGASKGGM, encoded by the exons atgcCGTACAGGCTATGGAAGGTACGGCTGCTCTGCTTAAAGCCAGCATGTAATGGGCATCCACTGGCCAGCGGTGGTCTTCACAGGAGAGTGCGCCAGGTCCTTGATGTCGACCGCTATTACAACTTGGTCACAGAGACCCTGATATGCACCAAGTGCAGAACTAGCCAGTTGTCATGGAGTCAGGCaattctccagcagctggacctggaaCACCGTTCAGAGTTTAGGGTCATCCTGACACGCAG ataTGCCTGTGACGTCAGAGTGATCCGTCAGCTGCGTGAGCGTGGCCTAGGGAACAGTCCATCAAGGATTATTCTCCAGCTAAAGGAGAACCACAGCGAGGAGTGGCTCCAGCGGGTTGCTCGGTACACAGCACAGTGTGCAGCTTTCATGGATGCCTCTAGACTGCTGCAACCACATTTCCAGGAGCCCCCAGTATCAGCGGTGTTACCAAGCTATAAGTGGCTCCTTGTTGTGTACAGTCAAGATATCCTGAACAGGCTGGAGGATATTAAGGCTAAGATAACTTCAGTCtatggatgcattttaaaaatggactctACTAAGACG ATCACCAAGAAGCTCAGTGGAACTGCCAAGGGCACTGCCCGGTGGCTGACTTCTGTGGGGAACGAAATGGGTCAGGTACTCATTAGTGTCCTAACAGCCAGTGAGGGTCCAGCATTGGATCTTATGGCTGCAGGCCTGATGGACAG GTACCAGAGCGCAGGTATGGATCCTCCTGTTGCACTTTATGTGGACAACGGCTGCTGTAAAGAG ACACTGTTAGGATGCAGCACATCTGGCGCATCCAAAGGCGGCATGTGA
- the LOC105418965 gene encoding H-2 class I histocompatibility antigen, Q9 alpha chain-like isoform X3, translating into MKSLDFLLLLALLSLPDSSAVTHTLKYFNTASSGVPNFPEFVAVGMVDDVQTVHYDSNTRRLQPKQEWMKEVTADDPQYWNISTQNAFGDQQSYKVNIEILKQRFNQTGGVHIYQRMYGCQRDDKTGEKNGFDKFGYDGADFISLKLKEGIWDAAKREAEITKHKWDQDEAEIERLKFYLNQICIQWLQKFVNYGKSSLMRTELPSVSLLQKTPSSPVSCHATGFYPDRAVMSWWKGEEELHEDVDHGEILLNPDGTFQASVDLKVSSVPPEDWSSYKCVFQLSGVKEITTTLDKTQIRTNWGKPGVRGDGAEDPSNTAVIAAVAVVLALVLVLVGVGLLLSTKNKVADKYTKPEGYSVV; encoded by the exons ATGAAATCCCTCgactttctgcttcttctggcaCTACTGAGTCTGCCCGACTCTTCAGCAG TGACTCACACTCTGAAGTATTTCAACACTGCATCTTCTGGAGTTCCAAACTTCCCAGAGTTTGTGGCTGTTGGGATGGTTGATGATGTTCAGACGGTTCACTATGACAGCAACACCAGGAGACTACAGCCCAAACAGGAGTGGATGAAGGAAGTTACAGCAGATGATCCTCAGTACTGGAACATAAGCACTCAGAATGCTTTTGGTGACCAGCAGTCCTACAAAGTCAACATTGAAATTTTAAAGCAGCGCTTCAACCAAACTGGAG gtGTCCACATCTATCAGAGGATGTACGGCTGTCAGAGGGATGATAAGACTGGAGAGAAGAATGGATTTGATAAGTTTGGTTATGATGGAGCAGATTTTATCTCACTTAAACTGAAGGAAGGAATCTGGGACGCTGCCAAACGGGAGGCTGAGATCACCAAACACAAGTGGGATCAGGATGAAGCTGAGATAGAACGATTGAAGTTCTACCTTAACCAGATTTGCATCCAGTGGCTGCAGAAGTTTGTGAACTATGGGAAGAGCTCACTGATGAGAACAG agctgccgtcagtgtctctgctccagaagaccccctcctctcctgtcagctgccacGCTACAGGCTTCTACCCCGACAGAGCCGTAATGTCCTGGTggaaaggtgaagaggagctcCATGAGGACGTGGACCATGGAGAGATACTCCTCAACCCTGACGGAACCTTCCAGGCGAGTGTTGACCTGAAAGTGTCCTCAGTCCCACctgaagactggagcagctacaagtgtgtgtttcagctgtctgGAGTGAAGGAAATCACCACAACACTGGACAAAACCCAGATCAGGACCAACTGGGGGAAGCCTGGGGTcagaggagatggtg CAGAGGATCCCAGTAACACGGCCGTCATCGCTGCTGTTGCAGTTGTTCTGGCTCTCGTTCTCGTTCTCGTCGGCGTTGGTTTGCTCCTTTCCACAAAGAATAAag TTGCAGACAAATATACCAAAC CTGAAGGTTACTCTGTGGTTTAA
- the LOC115251834 gene encoding major histocompatibility complex class I-related gene protein-like → MSLPDSSAGSSKRSPVCLLVQPSLTIYYSLSSGLPNIPEFFASVEVSGLEAGYCDTTKKKVEPKTNWAKTFLDHHQEQLDWYTAECVERFPAYMKYWMYNVKEIYNQTGGVHVIQKLDHCELDSETGEISAFSKFGYDGEDLLELDLKTLHWTALTPKALAVKPRWDSDEHRTLRISLYITKVFPERMKQYSAIMKEHLERTGRDTITFCKNSAGPGDRMMSLTACINMSNMQENVTLLSFTDPVSFFRCF, encoded by the exons ATGAGTCTGCCCGACTCTTCAGCAG GCTCCTCTAAAAGATCTCCCGTTTGTCTCCTAGTGCAACCGTCCCTCACCATTTACTACTCCCTGTCCTCTGGACTCCCAAACATCCCTGAGTTTTTTGCAAGTGTGGAGGTCAGTGGACTTGAGGCTGGATACTGCGACACCACGAAAAAGAAAGTAGAGCCAAAGACAAACTGGGCAAAGACGTTCCTGGACCATCACCAAGAACAGCTGGACTGGTACACTGCAGAGTGTGTGGAGCGTTTTCCAGCCTACATGAAGTACTGGATGTACAATGTGAAGGAGATCTACAATCAGACTGGAG GTGTCCATGTTATACAGAAGCTTGATCATTGTGAATTGGACAGTGAGACAGGAGAAATCTCTGCTTTCTCAAAATTTGGTTATGACGGAGAAGACCTGTTGGAACTGGACCTGAAGACGCTGCACTGGACGGCTCTGACACCAAAGGCTCTCGCTGTAAAACCCAGATGGGATTCTGATGAACATAGAACACTCAGGATTAGTCTGTACATCACCAAGGTTTTTCCAGAAAGGATGAAGCAATATTCTGCCATTATGAAGGAGCACCTGGAGAGAACAGGTAGAGACACGATAACCTTCTGTAAGAACTCAGCAGGACCAGGTGACAGGATGATGTCACTGACTGCCTGCATTAATATGTCCAACATGCAGGAAAACGTGACTCTTCTCAGTTTTACCGACCCAGTTAGCTTCTTCAGGTGTTTTTGA
- the LOC105418965 gene encoding H-2 class I histocompatibility antigen, Q9 alpha chain-like isoform X2, whose amino-acid sequence MKSLDFLLLLALLSLPDSSAVTHTLKYFNTASSGVPNFPEFVAVGMVDDVQTVHYDSNTRRLQPKQEWMKEVTADDPQYWNISTQNAFGDQQSYKVNIEILKQRFNQTGGVHIYQRMYGCQRDDKTGEKNGFDKFGYDGADFISLKLKEGIWDAAKREAEITKHKWDQDEAEIERLKFYLNQICIQWLQKFVNYGKSSLMRTELPSVSLLQKTPSSPVSCHATGFYPDRAVMSWWKGEEELHEDVDHGEILLNPDGTFQASVDLKVSSVPPEDWSSYKCVFQLSGVKEITTTLDKTQIRTNWGKPGVRGDGEDPSNTAVIAAVAVVLALVLVLVGVGLLLSTKNKGERWRWKQSFNPSLCFCFSLNDKRRRKR is encoded by the exons ATGAAATCCCTCgactttctgcttcttctggcaCTACTGAGTCTGCCCGACTCTTCAGCAG TGACTCACACTCTGAAGTATTTCAACACTGCATCTTCTGGAGTTCCAAACTTCCCAGAGTTTGTGGCTGTTGGGATGGTTGATGATGTTCAGACGGTTCACTATGACAGCAACACCAGGAGACTACAGCCCAAACAGGAGTGGATGAAGGAAGTTACAGCAGATGATCCTCAGTACTGGAACATAAGCACTCAGAATGCTTTTGGTGACCAGCAGTCCTACAAAGTCAACATTGAAATTTTAAAGCAGCGCTTCAACCAAACTGGAG gtGTCCACATCTATCAGAGGATGTACGGCTGTCAGAGGGATGATAAGACTGGAGAGAAGAATGGATTTGATAAGTTTGGTTATGATGGAGCAGATTTTATCTCACTTAAACTGAAGGAAGGAATCTGGGACGCTGCCAAACGGGAGGCTGAGATCACCAAACACAAGTGGGATCAGGATGAAGCTGAGATAGAACGATTGAAGTTCTACCTTAACCAGATTTGCATCCAGTGGCTGCAGAAGTTTGTGAACTATGGGAAGAGCTCACTGATGAGAACAG agctgccgtcagtgtctctgctccagaagaccccctcctctcctgtcagctgccacGCTACAGGCTTCTACCCCGACAGAGCCGTAATGTCCTGGTggaaaggtgaagaggagctcCATGAGGACGTGGACCATGGAGAGATACTCCTCAACCCTGACGGAACCTTCCAGGCGAGTGTTGACCTGAAAGTGTCCTCAGTCCCACctgaagactggagcagctacaagtgtgtgtttcagctgtctgGAGTGAAGGAAATCACCACAACACTGGACAAAACCCAGATCAGGACCAACTGGGGGAAGCCTGGGGTcagaggagatggtg AGGATCCCAGTAACACGGCCGTCATCGCTGCTGTTGCAGTTGTTCTGGCTCTCGTTCTCGTTCTCGTCGGCGTTGGTTTGCTCCTTTCCACAAAGAATAAaggtgagagatggagatggaagcaGAGCTTTAATCCTTCACTCTGCTTTTGCTTTAGTCTCaatgacaaaagaagaagaaaacgttgA
- the LOC105418965 gene encoding H-2 class I histocompatibility antigen, Q9 alpha chain-like isoform X4, with translation MKSLDFLLLLALLSLPDSSAVTHTLKYFNTASSGVPNFPEFVAVGMVDDVQTVHYDSNTRRLQPKQEWMKEVTADDPQYWNISTQNAFGDQQSYKVNIEILKQRFNQTGGVHIYQRMYGCQRDDKTGEKNGFDKFGYDGADFISLKLKEGIWDAAKREAEITKHKWDQDEAEIERLKFYLNQICIQWLQKFVNYGKSSLMRTELPSVSLLQKTPSSPVSCHATGFYPDRAVMSWWKGEEELHEDVDHGEILLNPDGTFQASVDLKVSSVPPEDWSSYKCVFQLSGVKEITTTLDKTQIRTNWGKPGVRGDGEDPSNTAVIAAVAVVLALVLVLVGVGLLLSTKNKVADKYTKPEGYSVV, from the exons ATGAAATCCCTCgactttctgcttcttctggcaCTACTGAGTCTGCCCGACTCTTCAGCAG TGACTCACACTCTGAAGTATTTCAACACTGCATCTTCTGGAGTTCCAAACTTCCCAGAGTTTGTGGCTGTTGGGATGGTTGATGATGTTCAGACGGTTCACTATGACAGCAACACCAGGAGACTACAGCCCAAACAGGAGTGGATGAAGGAAGTTACAGCAGATGATCCTCAGTACTGGAACATAAGCACTCAGAATGCTTTTGGTGACCAGCAGTCCTACAAAGTCAACATTGAAATTTTAAAGCAGCGCTTCAACCAAACTGGAG gtGTCCACATCTATCAGAGGATGTACGGCTGTCAGAGGGATGATAAGACTGGAGAGAAGAATGGATTTGATAAGTTTGGTTATGATGGAGCAGATTTTATCTCACTTAAACTGAAGGAAGGAATCTGGGACGCTGCCAAACGGGAGGCTGAGATCACCAAACACAAGTGGGATCAGGATGAAGCTGAGATAGAACGATTGAAGTTCTACCTTAACCAGATTTGCATCCAGTGGCTGCAGAAGTTTGTGAACTATGGGAAGAGCTCACTGATGAGAACAG agctgccgtcagtgtctctgctccagaagaccccctcctctcctgtcagctgccacGCTACAGGCTTCTACCCCGACAGAGCCGTAATGTCCTGGTggaaaggtgaagaggagctcCATGAGGACGTGGACCATGGAGAGATACTCCTCAACCCTGACGGAACCTTCCAGGCGAGTGTTGACCTGAAAGTGTCCTCAGTCCCACctgaagactggagcagctacaagtgtgtgtttcagctgtctgGAGTGAAGGAAATCACCACAACACTGGACAAAACCCAGATCAGGACCAACTGGGGGAAGCCTGGGGTcagaggagatggtg AGGATCCCAGTAACACGGCCGTCATCGCTGCTGTTGCAGTTGTTCTGGCTCTCGTTCTCGTTCTCGTCGGCGTTGGTTTGCTCCTTTCCACAAAGAATAAag TTGCAGACAAATATACCAAAC CTGAAGGTTACTCTGTGGTTTAA
- the LOC115251638 gene encoding uncharacterized protein isoform X2 encodes MPYRLWKVRLLCLKPACNGHPLASGGLHRRVRQVLDVDRYYNLVTETLICTKCRTSQLSWSQAILQQLDLEHRSEFRVILTRRYACDVRVIRQLRERGLGNSPSRIILQLKENHSEEWLQRVARYTAQCAAFMDASRLLQPHFQEPPVSAVLPSYKWLLVVYSQDILNRLEDIKAKITSVYGCILKMDSTKTITKKLSGTAKGTARWLTSVGNEMGQVLISVLTASEGPALDLMAAGLMDRYQSAGMDPPVALYVDNGCCKEWDVLLMHISCTPPSWHACQPAYLSGMQQMWRSSEGPRGHNCCRRAGPLSLTRSWTNTSHKTSLRCTAGDGPVERRHPSNSLISFLRSS; translated from the exons atgcCGTACAGGCTATGGAAGGTACGGCTGCTCTGCTTAAAGCCAGCATGTAATGGGCATCCACTGGCCAGCGGTGGTCTTCACAGGAGAGTGCGCCAGGTCCTTGATGTCGACCGCTATTACAACTTGGTCACAGAGACCCTGATATGCACCAAGTGCAGAACTAGCCAGTTGTCATGGAGTCAGGCaattctccagcagctggacctggaaCACCGTTCAGAGTTTAGGGTCATCCTGACACGCAG ataTGCCTGTGACGTCAGAGTGATCCGTCAGCTGCGTGAGCGTGGCCTAGGGAACAGTCCATCAAGGATTATTCTCCAGCTAAAGGAGAACCACAGCGAGGAGTGGCTCCAGCGGGTTGCTCGGTACACAGCACAGTGTGCAGCTTTCATGGATGCCTCTAGACTGCTGCAACCACATTTCCAGGAGCCCCCAGTATCAGCGGTGTTACCAAGCTATAAGTGGCTCCTTGTTGTGTACAGTCAAGATATCCTGAACAGGCTGGAGGATATTAAGGCTAAGATAACTTCAGTCtatggatgcattttaaaaatggactctACTAAGACG ATCACCAAGAAGCTCAGTGGAACTGCCAAGGGCACTGCCCGGTGGCTGACTTCTGTGGGGAACGAAATGGGTCAGGTACTCATTAGTGTCCTAACAGCCAGTGAGGGTCCAGCATTGGATCTTATGGCTGCAGGCCTGATGGACAG GTACCAGAGCGCAGGTATGGATCCTCCTGTTGCACTTTATGTGGACAACGGCTGCTGTAAAGAG TGGGATGTACTACTGATGCACATCAGCTGTACCCCACCTTCATGGCACGCATGTCAGCCTGCATATTTGAGTGGGATGCAACAGATGTGGCGGAGCTCAGAAGGGCCAAGAGGGCACAACTGTTGCAGGAGGGCTGGCCCGCTCTCTCTGACCAGGAGTTGgacaaacacatcacacaaGACGAGCTTGCGCTGCACTGCAGGAGACGGACCCGTGGAGAGGAGACATCCATCCAACTCCTTGATCAGCTTCTTACGGAGCTCATGA
- the LOC115251835 gene encoding LOW QUALITY PROTEIN: proteasome subunit beta type-8-like (The sequence of the model RefSeq protein was modified relative to this genomic sequence to represent the inferred CDS: inserted 1 base in 1 codon) has product MARLYRLRNNHRXSVAAASKLLANMMLGYRGMGLSVGSMICGWDKQGPGLYYVDQNGNRFSGQMFSTGSGNSYAYAVVDSGLREDMTVEEAYDLGRRGIVYATHRDAYSGGVVNMYHMMEDGWIKVCQDDVSQLIHLYKKETF; this is encoded by the exons ATGGCGAG GCTTTACCGGCTGAGGAACAACCATC tctctgtggctgcagcctcaAAACTGCTGGCAAacatgatgctgggatacaGAGGAATGGGACTCTCTGTGGGAAGCATGATTTGTGGATGGGACAAACag GGCCCTGGTCTTTACTATGTTGATCAGAATGGGAATCGGTTCTCCGGGCAGATGTTCTCCACTGGCTCTGGGAACAGTTATGCCTACGCCGTGGTGGACAGCGGCCTCCGAGAGGACATGACAGTGGAGGAGGCGTACGATCTGGGCCGTCGGGGCATCGTCTACGCCACACACAGGGACGCGTACTCTGGAGGAGTGGTCAATA tgtaCCACATGATGGAGGACGGCTGGATCAAAGTCTGCCAGGACGACGTGTCACAGTTGATCCACCTCTACAAAAAGGAGACGTTCTGA
- the LOC115251833 gene encoding T-cell surface glycoprotein CD1c-like produces MNHHETNDGFLSVPPELPSVSLLQKTPSSPVSCHATGFYPDRATLSWRKGEEELHEDVDHGEMLLNPDGTFQMSVDLNVSSVPPEDWSSYKCVFQLSGGKEITTTLDKNQIRTNWGETVSSSNHPGAAVIIVILVVLLLL; encoded by the exons ATGAACCACCATGAGACAAATGATGggttcctctctgtccccccagagctgccgtcagtgtctctgctccagaagaccccctcctctcctgtcagctgccacGCTACAGGCTTCTACCCCGACAGAGCCACACTGTCCTGGAggaaaggtgaagaggagctcCATGAGGACGTGGACCACGGAGAGATGCTCCTCAACCCTGACGGAACCTTCCAGATGAGTGTTGACCTGAACGTGTCCTCAGTCCCACctgaagactggagcagctacaagtgtgtgtttcagctgtctgGAGGGAAGGAAATCACCACAACACTGGACAAAAACCAGATCAGGACCAACTGGGGGGAGACTG TCTCATCCTCAAACcatcctggtgctgctgttatCATAGTGATCctggtggttctgctgctgctg